The genomic window aaaagtacatcgggatgttgcatatgctgcaagtgtttcagaagcatgttgcaagcgtttgttcaaagtgtttcatctgtttcaaacgtatgttgcaagcgttttgatctagatgttgcatatgtttcacacatatgttgcaagagtatgttcaaaatgtttcattcttatgttgcagtaggtgttttcatgttgcaagtgttttatctagatgttgcatatgtttcacacatatgttgcaagtgtatattccaTATGTTTCATCTGCTTTTAGATTTATGTTGCATTTAAGtgttgcatgttgcaagtgtttcgtgtttTATAGGTATGTTCATAGAGTCATGGGGGCACGCCCCCGGCCGACGCTAGGGGAAGGGTGCGGCGAGCCGGGAGCCGGCAGATTGGGGTGCACGATGCGGCTGGGGTCCTGCGGACGGGGCATGCTCGTCGTCGTCCGGGCTCTCAGGTCCCGTCCGCGTAGAGAGAAGAGGGGGTCACGGGGAAGGAGTGGCGGGCATAGCGGGTGTGTGTGTGCGGAGGAGGGACGCGCTCATCTGCTCCAGACGGGCGCTAGTAAGCCCCTACCTCATAAGGTTTTTAAGCCATGAAAAATGCCTCTAagtgtcttttttttttgaaaataatcTAGAAATAGATTAGGACAAGATAAACACAGATAAGATATTTATAGAACGTGAAAGTATCTCTACAAATTTCCAAAAAATACATTTAGTTATAGGAAATAAGACAAATATCTAGAAAAAATTGAAACGTTTCCAAAACATTCTAGTCGATGTTTAAATACATTCTATATATTTTAGAGTTGAGAGGATAAGAGATCAGATTTTATAGAGTATAATAAGGAGAGAAAAATAGACTAAGACAATGTTTCAAGGATGTAAAACAGGCTTACAAAACTGGTGGAAAGGAAATGTGCCCCTGGCCCAACCCACGACGTGTTGGAGGCTTGCCCTATCCAGCAGAGAGCGGCCCAGCAACCCAATTCCCTCCACCTGAACCTGATTGTCGTCCTCTGTGGCTCTGTCCAAACTCCAAAGAGGAGGCGGCGAGACGCACCGCGGCTCCGTCGAGCCCAAGTTGTCTCGCTGCCGGCGGGACCCACACTTCGGCGACACAGCCCCTTCGCTTTCCCTAGTCGGTCCGGCCACTTGACTTTGCTTAaacccccctcctctccctccatctcctcccgcgccgccgcccccgccgcaaAACCCTAGCTCCGACGACCCCCCGCCGTTGCCGCGGTCGCCATAACCAACCATGGCTTCGACGCATGTTCTTAAGAAGAACTACCGCTGCAACCGCTCCCTGCAGCAGTTCTACACTGGCGGGCCCTTTGCGGTCGGGCTCGCccccggcggcgacggcgagggcggCGCCGAGGCTGAGGCCTTCCTCGCGTGCGCATGCGGTGGGGAGGTGCGCATGGTGTCCGCCGCGGACGCCTCCGCCATAGGGGAGCCCGTCGACGGCGACTCAGAGGCCATCACCGCGCTGGCGCTGTCCCCCGACTCACGGCTCATCTTCGCCGCGGGGCACAGCAGGCTTATTAGGGTCTGGGACCTCGCGTCCCGAACTTGCATACGCAGCTGGAAGGTGAGTATTGAGCCGTCCTGTGTTTTGTGGTGCTCCCTGGTATCCACATTGCTGTGCACGGATTAGTGAATTCGACCACAGGAAAGCAATTTTATGTGAATGCTGCTAGATGACCCTGTATCTAGCTATAAAGTAATCCGGAGCTTATTCACGGCAGAACAAAAATCTCGGAGTTCTGGTAGTGGTTTGACAGTTTGAAAGATAGCTCAAATGTAGTTGCCACGAGCTTAGGAAGCTTGTATCCTTGTGTGAATGTCAGAACTGGCAACTGCACATATTCTAAGCTATTCAGCTCTTCAACCTGTAACATTATTCGTTAGATGTTTTGGTTACAGTGTGTTGGTAGGGATAGGGGTCATTGTATAGTAACCGTGGGAAGTTAAATGGATTGAAGTTTTAGAAGCTCTTCAAGAGCTTTGCAATAAATCTATGAGACTCTAGTAGTTTCCTTGCAAAAAGCATTTTGTCGCACACGTCTAAAATACCAGAACTCATGCACTGCTTTTCATAAATTGTGATTTGTGCGAAGTTAAATTAAGAGTCTGTCTACCTGGCTTTCGGGTGTTTCATCCAGTtccaacacatgattttttttccGACTGTACATGAAGATCCAACACCTACAGCTCTTCTACCTCCAGTGCCACTCCAGCTCCGGCCCCCGCTGCCCGGCGAGCGCTCCGCCGCCGGTGCGCAGCCCGCCTCTCCCCTGGTTACtccttggcacaaatcacaaatcacaaatcacaagaaacattttttttctataaaaggacaaggacaaaatttGGGGGAgaggctcgccggaaccctagccactgCCGCCGTCGTCTTTGGCTCCGGTCGACAcagatctaggaggaggaggaagaagaagaggaggaggaagaggagggagcaGGGCGCGACCTGGGGGAGGCGGTAGAGGGAGCAGCGGCCGGCCTGCGGGAGGCGGCCGGGctggggcggcggcggagggagcAGCGGCCGGCGGGGAAGCAACGGCCAGGCGGGGTTCCTTcgaggcgacggcggcggcgggcgcgtgcTTGTGCGGGTGCGAGCGATGGCCTGGGTGCGGTGCGAGCGATGCAGCTAGGTGGGTGGGCGAGATGCGAGCGACGTAAGATCCAATGGCCAGAAATTCGTGTGTCACCGGACTCTAAAACACTCGGTCATCCATTAGCATTTCTGTAAATTAAATGTGATGCTGTATTGTAATGTCTTAGTGTTACCTTCTTATCTTTTCTGTTTAATTTTGCAAAGATAGAGGATACCGTTGTTATTTCCACTAACCACCGTGATGTTACAATCAGACATACTAATTTGTTACAGAGCATGTGCACAGCTTTTCAATTTTTCATTGTTTGATCTTAATCCTGCCATACTGATTGTTGTGTTAATTAGTTAACTTAGAGACTGTATGGCTGATTTACCACTACAGGCTAACATCTTTTACAATTAAAACTTGCTCATGCCATTATGTTAATAATACTATGCTAGTATACTGCCATGTGAGGTAAACTAATGTATTTAACTTATGCCGTACAGGGACATGATGGTCCTATCATGgccatggcatgccatgcttctGGTGGTTTGCTTGCAACTGCCGGAGCAGACAAGAAGGTCTGTGTATGGGATGTCGATGGTGGATTTTGCACCCATTTCCTTAGAGGCCATACAGGCGTTGTGACGACTATTATGTTCCACAAAGATCCAAAGCGCCTTCTGGTGAGGACAATTTGAAGATAAGGAATTGTGCTTTTATTGAACTGGATCACCGAAAATGGCTCTGGGAGCTTGCTAGTTCAAATCACTGCATTATTTTTATGCAGTGTATTCCACTTCCTTTTGATGAGCCCAAGATAACCTATGTGTGCTGGATCTCCAGTTGTTTTCAGGAAGTGAAGATGGCACCGTGCGAGTGTGGAATCTTGAAACCAAAAAATGTGTTGCTGTGCTTAAAGAGCATTTTTCGGCAGTCACTTCATTGACATTGTCTGATGATGGACAAACATTGCTCAGTGCTGGGAGGGATAAGGTATGAATGGTTTCATGTCTATTATTCATTCTAGAGCTTTCATTCTGCTATCATTACATATGTTTTAAAGTGAAACATTTATGCTTCCCTTGTACTGGAATATATTAATAATCCCTCCGGTCCAAAAATGCTTGTCAAATTTGACTTTGCTTGGTCTTTGATGTCTATCTTTGACCAGCAATTTTTTTCTTAAAATCCTTCAAATTTAAGAGATTTTGCAGGCATTTGATTACAAATCTACACATGTTTCCAAACTGAATAATGTAATAGTTATTGATGTCTGTAGGTTTTTAGGTTTGACCAAATTTTGTCTTAAACGacatgtttttgtgaccggaGGTAGTATATTCTTAGGGCTCCATGGGCTCTTCAGAACTATATAGAGTAAGTTGAGGGGCTCAAAACAGTCAAAACTTGCTGGAAGTGTCAGAAGTTGAAGCTTTTCCTCCCATTTTGTGTGTTGACCTTTGTGCTCAAAAAGTGGTGGTCATAGAGTACCCTTTTTGCTTGAATTTTGATATTTCTAACGTAAGCATTTACTGTGGTGTGCATTTTCTGTGTGTTATTCTGAATGTATGGAACATCTGCAGATTGTTACTGCATGGGATATTCGTAAGTACAGCTCAAAGAAGACAATACCGACATATGAAATGATAGAAGCTGTTTTCTTCATTGGATCAGGAAGTGAGCTCTTGGCTTGTTTGGGCATAGAACTGGCAAATATAAGGGAGAAAGCGTCCGGTTATTTTCTTACAGTTGGTGAACGTGGGGTCGTGCGCATCTGGTGCTTGGAGAGGTACATTAGTTTGCATTTACATCCTCTTTGGTTCTTTGCATATTTCTGTAGTACATGCAATCAATGGCTTTTCTGGTCTTCTACAGTTCTCTTTGCGTGTTCGAGCAGCAAACATCTGATGTAACTGTTAACTCAGAGAACGAGGAAACCAGGAGGGGCTTTACATCTGCTGTTATGTTGCCAAATGATCAAGGATTACTATGTGTTACTGCTGATCAGCAGTTTTTATTCTATTGTCCCAAAAGAACTGATGATGGGACCTTTGAACTGTCCCTATATAGACGACTAATAGGTTATAATGATGAGATTCTTGACTTGAAGTTTGTTGGGGAGGAGGAACAATATCTTGCTGTAGCTACCAACTTGGAGCAGGTGAGCTATTCATAAATGATGTCTGCACAGTTCTTGTTGGCTAATGTACTCGAAACTTATCAACTGTTACCTCCATATTCAGGTCCGTGTTTATGATGTTGCGTCGATGTCATGTTCTTATGTACTTGCTGGCCACACCGAAATAGTTGTTTGCATTGACACCTGTGTCTCTTCTTCCGGGAAGACACTTGTTGTAACTGGGAGCAAGGATAATACTGTAAGTTGTGATGTCTGGAACTGAAAACTATGTTGACTTACCCTAACGTTTTTGTTTGTGGTTTCTTTTGTGCATTCTTGTGCTGCTTTTCCTATTTTTGAGTGTGACCTTTTGTACACAGGTGAGGTTATGGGATGCTGAAAGAAAAAGCTGTATTGGCATTGGCAAAGGCCATCTGGGAGCTGTTGGTTCTGTTGCCTTCTCAAAGAAAACAAAGAACTTTTTTGTTAGTGGCAGCAGGTTTGCTCTTCAGTTTGTATGTAATCTTTGTTTGCCTGAAGTGACACCAAAATTGTTATTCTGAAATCAGACTATCTTTTTGTTAGCGATCGAACCATCAAGGTATGGACCTGGGACGATACACTTAGTGATGCTGAAGATGAAGCCCCTCTTAAAGCTAAGGCTGTTGTAGCTGCACATGATAAAGATATTAATTCTCTGGCAGTTTCACCTAATGATGGCCTTGTTTGCAGTGGTTCTGAGGTAAGATGGTAGCATgatactccattccaaattataggtcacttggttttgtcctaaatcaaacttctctaactttgagcATGTTTATTGAAAAAATCACTATATCTACAACATTAAAATAGTTTCATCAAATCCACCATAAAATATATCTTGATACTTTTTTGGTATTATATATGCTAACATAGTTTTTTCTAAAAACTTGGTCAGAATTTATAAATTTGGCTTAGGACGGAGCTAAAATGACCTACAATTTGGAAAGGAGGGTGTAGTTCTTTTTGATGTGACACATCCTTTTATCTAGCTTACATCATGTGGTTTTCATTATATATTATCACCTTTATTTTGTAGGACCGAACTGCTTGCATATGGAAACTCCCTAATCTAGTGTCCTCTATTGTCCTTAAGGGACACAAAAGAGGAATCTGGTCAGTTGAGTTTTCTCCTGTTGAACAATGTGTCATGACATCCTCTGGTGATAGAACAATCAAAATATGGTCCGTTGCTGATGGCTCATGCTTGAAGACATTTGAGGGTCATACATCAAGTGTTCTGCGAGCTTTTTTCCTTTCACGTGGAACTCAAGTTGTTTCTTGCGGTAATAGAAAATAAGATGTTCATCTAAGTTATTATCTTTAgaaggcctggtgcaagcggtagagtaagcctgtgaccggaaggtcccgggttcgagtcgcggtctcctcgcattgcacaggcgagggtaaggcttgccactgacacccttccccagaccctgcacagagcgggagctctctgcactgggtacgccctttatctAAGTTATTATCTTTAGCCTTTAGGGAGTCTTGTTGACTCTGTTCTTCTGATGTTCCTTAATTCAGGAAGTGATGGT from Miscanthus floridulus cultivar M001 chromosome 11, ASM1932011v1, whole genome shotgun sequence includes these protein-coding regions:
- the LOC136493331 gene encoding protein TORMOZ EMBRYO DEFECTIVE-like; this translates as MASTHVLKKNYRCNRSLQQFYTGGPFAVGLAPGGDGEGGAEAEAFLACACGGEVRMVSAADASAIGEPVDGDSEAITALALSPDSRLIFAAGHSRLIRVWDLASRTCIRSWKGHDGPIMAMACHASGGLLATAGADKKVCVWDVDGGFCTHFLRGHTGVVTTIMFHKDPKRLLLFSGSEDGTVRVWNLETKKCVAVLKEHFSAVTSLTLSDDGQTLLSAGRDKIVTAWDIRKYSSKKTIPTYEMIEAVFFIGSGSELLACLGIELANIREKASGYFLTVGERGVVRIWCLESSLCVFEQQTSDVTVNSENEETRRGFTSAVMLPNDQGLLCVTADQQFLFYCPKRTDDGTFELSLYRRLIGYNDEILDLKFVGEEEQYLAVATNLEQVRVYDVASMSCSYVLAGHTEIVVCIDTCVSSSGKTLVVTGSKDNTVRLWDAERKSCIGIGKGHLGAVGSVAFSKKTKNFFVSGSSDRTIKVWTWDDTLSDAEDEAPLKAKAVVAAHDKDINSLAVSPNDGLVCSGSEDRTACIWKLPNLVSSIVLKGHKRGIWSVEFSPVEQCVMTSSGDRTIKIWSVADGSCLKTFEGHTSSVLRAFFLSRGTQVVSCGSDGLVKLWTIKTNECIATYDKHDGKVWALAVGMKTEMVATGGTDSVLNLWHDCTMEDKQEDFRKKEEEVLRGQELENAVSDSDYAKAIQLAFELRRPHRLLDLFSQLARRADAEDPIEKALLGLPKDGLRVLLEYVRAWNTKPKFCHVAQFVLFQVLRSFSPTDILEIKGISELLEGLIPYSQRHFSRVDRLVRSTFLLDYTLMRMSVVDPDVDAVTIKDEMNGSSVENSELAEPRPASPVPEKSSKKRKSRKSSKKGKEKKVKVASSGHSNDVSAEA